CGCCGGCCTGAAGGACGGCGACTTCAAGACCGAGTTCGCGATCAACCCGCCGAACGCCCTGCTCGCGCTGTATCACAGGCAGGCCGACGCGGCCGGCGGCGGCGACATCCTCATCGACCTGCCCGTGGTGAAGAACGCCATCAACAGCGGCGAGCTCAGGATACTCGCCACCACCGAGCCGCTGCTCTTCCTGCCGTGGGCGGTGAAGCACACCATGCCGGCGAAGCAGCGCGAGGCGATCCAGGCGATCCTCACCGAGCTCGACAAGACCGACGCCGGCAAAGCGGTGCTCAAGGCCGCCAAGACGAGCGGCATCGAGAAGGCCGAGGACAAGGATTACGTGCCGCACCGCAAGATGATCGATGCGGTGTTCGGGGCACAGGGGACCGTCAAACAGTGAGGATCCCGCGCAACAAGAGGCTTGCCGCCGCCGCACTGCTCGTGGCTTTCACGACGTGGGCGCGCTGGGGCTCGGGGTTCCCGGTGTTTCGCTCGGAAGTGGCGCCGGAACCGGGCTGGGCGTCGTTCCGGGCGCATTACGACGTCGCCTATTTCGGCAAGGACGGCCAGTTCGTGCGCGCGGTGCAGAACGGCTACAACCTGTTCGAGCACACCTGGAAGTACGCACCGCGATTCACGCGTCAGACCGCGGCCGACCGGGTGAACTCGTGCTCCGATTGCCACACGCCGGAAGACCTGGCGTACGGCTTCGTCAATTCCGATCGCTACAGCGCGAAGCTCGGACGCCGGGTGTCGTTCGAGGAGCAGGTGCAGCGCTGCTACGCAGGGCCCATGAACGGCTACGTGCCGACGATCTACGACCCTGCGGTGCGTGACATCCGGCTGCTCGCCCGCACCGTCGCCCATCATCTGCAGCTCAGCGAAGGCGCCGTCAAGCCCGCGCCGTCGGTGAAGCCCGATTCGAAGGAGGACCTCGCACAGTGATGCAAATGGCGGTCAAGGTCGCAAAAGTCACTCTGCTCGCCCTCCTCGCCGGAGGGTTCTATCTCCTCGCCACGTGGAAGCACGCCGAGCGCGATCACATCCGCAGCGCGCCGGTCACGCTCACCAAGGCATGCGGCCAGAAGCTCGCGCGCTATGCCCTCGCGGCCGGCGATCGATACGAGTCGCCCTACGTGCGGCAGCACACCGGCACCGCGGTCGTGCTGCGCGGCTACAGCGAAGAGGACGTGAGAGCCATCGAGCGCGGCTGCAACATCATCGACGACACGCAGGGCCGTCAGGCCGGGGACGTCAGCCTCGAGCGCTGGAACGCCAAGCGTTACATCCGCGGCGACCATCTCGCCTGCACCCACTGCCATCAATCGGCCGGCGACAAGCAGGACGCGCAGGGCAACCGGCTCAAGGGCTCGCTCCACCTCGGCACCTCGTGGGCGATGGCCGACATGTACGACCGCTTCACCGGTCTGCTGCTGCCGTTCGAGCTGCGCCAGATGCAGTGCTTCATCAACTCTTCGAACGGATACAAGCCGAACATCTCGGACGACGTGATCCGCGACATCACCGCCTACAGCCGCTTCCTGTCGGCGGCGCTCGATCTGAAGATCGGCAACCACTACGACGAGCAGGGCATCGACGAGATCGCCGCCTCCGCCACGAACAAGCAGGGCGACGACTACGTGCGCGGCGAGCAGCTCTTCAAGGAGAAGTGCCAGGTGTGCCACGGCCCGGCCGCCTCGGGCCGCGAAGTCGCCGGACAGCTCATCGCGCCGGCCATCGCGGGGCCCAACGCCTGGAACTCCCAGTCGCGCAACTACTTCAACTACGTCTCGACGATCCTGCCGGGATTCATCTGCCGCAACATGCCGCTCGGCCAGGAAGGCACGCTCACGAACCAGGAATGCCGCGACATCGCGTTCTACATCGGCAACCTGCCGCGCCCCGCGGGTGACAAGCAGGGGCCGCTCATGGCGCTCAAACAACAGGTGCTGATGCGCACGCTGCCGCCGCTGCTGCGCTTCATGGACAACGGATCGCACGAGGACGCGACCCACCACGCCGCGCAGCAGGCGCAATGAAAGCGCTCGCGCTGCGCTACCGTGACGTGCTGTGGGCGCAGTGGCCCGCCGTCAGCGGCAATCTCGTCGTCGGGCTCACGCTCGCGCTCGTCACGATCCCGCAGGCGGTGGCGTTCTCGGTGACGCTCGCCGGCGTGCCGCCGCACTTCGGCATCGCCGCCGCGATCTGGGGCGTGCTCTTCTGCGCGCTGCTGAATCCGTCGCGGATCTTCCACGGCGGGCCGAACAACTCGATGTCGGCCGCGATCGGCGTGACGCTGCTGCCGGTCGCCGCGCCTTTCGGCGCCGAGTACATGGGCTACGCGCTGACGCTGGGCCTGATGGCCGGGGTCATCCAGATGCTGTTCTACCTGATCCGGCCGCTCGGGCGCACGCTCGACCTGATCAGCGAGCCTGTGATCAACGGCTTCATCTGCGGCATCGGGCTCTTCCTCATCTTCAAATCGCTGACCACTTTCGGCGGGCTGCCGCTCAACACCGAAGTCGAATGGCCGCTGATGATCGCCTGGCATTCGCTCATCGCCGTGGTCGAGATCGGCAACCTGTACGCGATCCAGGTCGGGCTGCTCACGCTGGTCGTGTGCGTGGCCGCGCAGCAGTTCGAGCGCCTGCGCAACTGGGCGATCCTCATCGGCGTCGCGGCCGGGACGCTCTACTCGCAGTACCTGAACGTCACACTCGGCGCGCAGACGACGCTGCTCGAGCAGATCGGCAACCTGTCGTCGATCGGCTTCATCGCCCCGTCGGTGCCGCTGTTCACGCAGGAGGCGATGCCCGACATCATCGCCATCGTGCCGGGCGCGGTGACGCTCGCGCTGCTCGGACTCTTCCAGACCGTCGCGGCGATGCGCCGCATGAGCCGCAAGACCGGCGGCTTCACCGACAGCCGCAGCGCCATCTTCTCCGACGCGGTGTCGAATTGCCTGCTGCCTTTCCTCTCGTCGCTCCCCACGTGCGCTTCGTTCAACCGCATGTGGCTCGTGCACCGGCTCGGCATCCACAGCCGCATCGCGATCGTGATCTCGGCGCTGTGGGTGCTGCTCCTGGTCATCTTCTTCGCCGGCGCGATCGCGGTCATCCCGATGCCGGCGATGGCGGCGGTGATCATGCTGCTCGGCGCGAACATGATCAAATGGGAGGACATCCGGCCGCACTTCCGGCACCGCGGCGAGACCGTGGTGTTCCTCGGCTCGTTCCTGTCGGTGATCTTCCTCGACCTGTTCGAAGCGGTGATCTTCGGGTCGATACTCGCGATCGCCTACGCGAAATGGGAGCAGGCGCACCCGAACGTGAGCCTGCAGGGCAACGTGCTGAAGATCCGCGGCAACATCTATTACGGGTCGCTGCCGGTGATCGAGGCGCTGTACCACCGCGCGATCGCGCAGGTCGACGAGCTCGTGATCGACTTCTCGGAGGCCTACTACATCGACCAGGAAGGCATCCGCTGGCTCGCGGCCGCCAAGGCGGCGCGCAAGGCGGGCTTCGTCGATCGGCGCGGCTCCGAGCGGCGCGAGAGCATGGACCGCCGGGAGCTCGCGCGCGCCGAAGCCGGCGACCGCCGCACGCAGGAGCGGCGCGAGGCGCGCGGCCGGCGCCGGCGCGACCGGCGGCACCGAGCCGAGTTCTAGCCGGCCCGCCTCGCAGGTACGCGCGAGGCGCCGCATGCATCCTCGCGCGGATTCGCGCGAAAATCTTCATTGATATTTCGAATGGATCGCCGCGCGCCGAACGCCTGCACGAGGCTCACGCATCGCGATTCGTAATGACGCGGCGCCGCTCGTACGTGTGCGCTGCACGTCGACCTGCATCAGCTTAGTGTTTGTCTGAGCACTCATTTTTGAGTGCTTACCCGCGCTGTTCGCCACTCGACGAAGCGGCGTCGGCGCGCTGCGGCTCGACATCCGCTGTCGTTGCCGGCGATCCCACCACGGACGCTGCACCATACTTTCTTCGGGTTTCCACTAATGGCCGCCCGGATCGAGCGCCCACTATTCTCTGCGCCGGCTGCGACTGCCAACTACAACTCCGAGGAGACTATGGCTACTGCTGTGCGGAGCAAGGTTCCGCTTCATGACAACAAGAACTTCATGTCGGGTATGTTCTTCATAGGCACCGGCGCACTCGGCCTGTTCATGGCGCAGGACTATCCGATGGGAACCGCGCTGCGCATGGGGCCGGGTTACTTCCCGATCGTGCTGTCGAGCATGCTCATCCTGTTCGGCATCTACTGCCTCATCCAGGGATTGCTGAACCCCGAGCCGATGCCCGGCAACTGGTCGTTGCGAGCGCTCACCATCCTGCCGATCGCAACCGTGATCTTCGGCCTGCTGATGGAGCACGCCGGATTCATCCCGGCGCTGATCGTCCTCGTGCTGACTTCGGCGTATGCCGGCAAGGAATTCAAATTCTTCGAGGTGCTCATCCTCGCGCTCGGCCTCACCGTCGCGTCGTGGGCGCTCTTCATCTGGGGCCTCGGCCTCCCGTATCCGTTGTTCGTGGGGTACTGAGCCATGGAACTGTTCAATAACCTCCTCCTCGGCTTCAGCGTCGCGCTGTCG
This genomic stretch from Burkholderiales bacterium harbors:
- a CDS encoding SulP family inorganic anion transporter, producing MKALALRYRDVLWAQWPAVSGNLVVGLTLALVTIPQAVAFSVTLAGVPPHFGIAAAIWGVLFCALLNPSRIFHGGPNNSMSAAIGVTLLPVAAPFGAEYMGYALTLGLMAGVIQMLFYLIRPLGRTLDLISEPVINGFICGIGLFLIFKSLTTFGGLPLNTEVEWPLMIAWHSLIAVVEIGNLYAIQVGLLTLVVCVAAQQFERLRNWAILIGVAAGTLYSQYLNVTLGAQTTLLEQIGNLSSIGFIAPSVPLFTQEAMPDIIAIVPGAVTLALLGLFQTVAAMRRMSRKTGGFTDSRSAIFSDAVSNCLLPFLSSLPTCASFNRMWLVHRLGIHSRIAIVISALWVLLLVIFFAGAIAVIPMPAMAAVIMLLGANMIKWEDIRPHFRHRGETVVFLGSFLSVIFLDLFEAVIFGSILAIAYAKWEQAHPNVSLQGNVLKIRGNIYYGSLPVIEALYHRAIAQVDELVIDFSEAYYIDQEGIRWLAAAKAARKAGFVDRRGSERRESMDRRELARAEAGDRRTQERREARGRRRRDRRHRAEF
- a CDS encoding tripartite tricarboxylate transporter TctB family protein yields the protein MSGMFFIGTGALGLFMAQDYPMGTALRMGPGYFPIVLSSMLILFGIYCLIQGLLNPEPMPGNWSLRALTILPIATVIFGLLMEHAGFIPALIVLVLTSAYAGKEFKFFEVLILALGLTVASWALFIWGLGLPYPLFVGY
- a CDS encoding c-type cytochrome → MQMAVKVAKVTLLALLAGGFYLLATWKHAERDHIRSAPVTLTKACGQKLARYALAAGDRYESPYVRQHTGTAVVLRGYSEEDVRAIERGCNIIDDTQGRQAGDVSLERWNAKRYIRGDHLACTHCHQSAGDKQDAQGNRLKGSLHLGTSWAMADMYDRFTGLLLPFELRQMQCFINSSNGYKPNISDDVIRDITAYSRFLSAALDLKIGNHYDEQGIDEIAASATNKQGDDYVRGEQLFKEKCQVCHGPAASGREVAGQLIAPAIAGPNAWNSQSRNYFNYVSTILPGFICRNMPLGQEGTLTNQECRDIAFYIGNLPRPAGDKQGPLMALKQQVLMRTLPPLLRFMDNGSHEDATHHAAQQAQ